Proteins from a genomic interval of Diospyros lotus cultivar Yz01 chromosome 6, ASM1463336v1, whole genome shotgun sequence:
- the LOC127803404 gene encoding trans-cinnamate:CoA ligase, peroxisomal-like: MDKLPKCRANYSALTPLTFLKRAAAVYANRTSVIYRGARFTWAQTYERCRRLAWSLRRLNILKNDVVSVLAPNVPAMYEVHFAVPMAGAVLNTINTRLDAKTIATILRHSEAKIFFVDCQFVALASEALSLLMQASASSSAESAMPLVIVIDDVDSPTGVRLGELEYEKMVQNGNPNFVPDQISDEWDPIALNYTSGTTSAPKGVVYSHRGAYLSTLSLILGWEMGSEPVYLWSLPMFHCNGWTFTWGVAARGGTNVFIRNTTAEEMYCNIALHKVTHMCCAPIVFNILLEAVPHERRELPTTVQILTGGAPPPAPLLEKIEQLGFHVVHAYGLTEATGPALVCEWQERWNRLPCEDQARLKARQGVRVLTLDDADVKDLKTMQSVPRDGKTMGEIVLRGSSIMKGYFKDEAATATAFRNGWFITGDVGVVHPDGYMEIKDRSKDVIISGGENISSVEVETVLYRHPSVLEAAAVAMPHPRWGESPCAFVVLNKSASGEVTEADILKHCRKNLPGFMMPKKVQFMDVLPKTSTGKIQKNQLRDMAKTLKPTVTEPDQSSNKKPGQIKREQPARYEDRPQEQILAVSRL; this comes from the exons ATGGATAAGCTGCCCAAATGTCGAGCCAACTACTCGGCCCTCACCCCCCTCACTTTCCTGAAGAGGGCCGCCGCCGTTTACGCCAACCGCACCTCCGTCATCTACCGCGGCGCTAGGTTCACTTGGGCCCAGACCTACGAGCGCTGCCGGCGCCTCGCCTGGTCGCTCCGCCGCCTCAACATTTTAAAGAACGACGTT GTTTCTGTGCTGGCTCCGAATGTTCCGGCTATGTACGAGGTCCACTTTGCCGTGCCGATGGCCGGCGCCGTCCTCAACACCATCAACACCCGGCTCGACGCCAAAACCATCGCCACCATCCTCCGCCACTCGGAGGCCAAAATCTTCTTCGTTGACTGCCAATTCGTGGCCTTGGCGAGCGAGGCCCTCAGCCTCCTCATGCAGGCCTCGGCTTCATCTTCAGCCGAATCTGCCATGCCGCTCGTAATTGTCATCGACGACGTGGACTCCCCGACCGGGGTCCGGCTTGGCGAGCTCGAGTACGAGAAGATGGTCCAGAATGGCAACCCGAACTTCGTCCCCGACCAGATTTCCGACGAGTGGGACCCCATCGCTCTGAACTACACTTCCGGCACGACTTCGGCTCCCAAGGGCGTGGTCTACAGCCACAGAGGAGCTTATCTGAGCACTCTCAGCTTGATTCTCGGCTGGGAAATGGGCTCCGAGCCGGTGTACCTCTGGTCTCTCCCGATGTTCCACTGCAATGGCTGGACGTTCACCTGGGGGGTGGCGGCGCGCGGCGGCACCAACGTCTTCATCCGCAACACCACCGCCGAAGAGATGTATTGCAACATTGCCCTCCACAAAGTTACCCACATGTGCTGCGCGCCGATCGTCTTCAACATCCTGCTCGAAGCCGTACCGCACGAGCGCCGCGAACTCCCGACCACCGTCCAGATCCTCACCGGCGGAGCCCCTCCCCCGGCTCCGCTGTTAGAAAAAATTGAGCAGCTCGGGTTCCACGTTGTCCACGCCTATGGACTCACCGAGGCCACCGGGCCGGCGCTTGTTTGCGAATGGCAGGAGAGGTGGAACAGGCTGCCGTGCGAAGACCAGGCGCGGCTCAAGGCGCGACAGGGCGTCAGAGTTCTGACGCTGGACGACGCCGACGTTAAGGATTTGAAGACGATGCAAAGCGTGCCGAGAGACGGCAAAACTATGGGCGAGATCGTTCTCCGAGGCAGCAGCATCATGAAAGGCTACTTCAAAGATGAAGCCGCCACCGCCACGGCCTTCCGTAACGGCTGGTTCATCACCGGCGACGTCGGTGTCGTCCACCCGGACGGGTATATGGAAATCAAGGACAGGTCGAAGGACGTGATCATCTCCGGCGGCGAGAACATCAGCAGCGTGGAGGTGGAGACGGTGCTCTACCGCCACCCCAGCGTGCTGGAGGCTGCGGCGGTGGCAATGCCGCACCCGCGGTGGGGAGAGAGCCCCTGCGCCTTCGTCGTCCTGAACAAGAGCGCTTCTGGCGAGGTTACGGAGGCCGATATCCTGAAGCATTGCCGGAAAAACCTGCCCGGATTCATGATGCCGAAAAAGGTGCAGTTCATGGACGTGTTGCCCAAAACATCGACCGGGAAGATTCAGAAAAACCAACTGAGAGATATGGCGAAGACATTGAAGCCGACAGTGACAGAGCCAGATCAATCCAGTAACAAGAAGCCGGGTCAGATCAAGAGAGAACAGCCGGCTCGATACGAAGATCGGCCTCAAGAACAGATACTGGCCGTGTCTCGTCTTTAA
- the LOC127804674 gene encoding glutathione S-transferase F12-like has product MVVKVYGAENAACAQRVMACLVELGVDFELVHVDLDKGEHKKPDFLLLQPFGQVPAIEDGDFKLFESRAIIKYYAAKHASRGPNLIGSGLEERALVDQWLEVEAHNFNELVHAMVLQLLILPRMGEPGNLPLVRSCENKLEKVLDVYEERLSKSKYLAGNNFTLADLSHLPAMRYLVNEIGLGHLVMSRKNVRSWWLDISSRPAWKKIVKLMG; this is encoded by the exons ATGGTGGTGAAGGTGTATGGTGCAGAGAATGCTGCTTGTGCACAGAGAGTGATGGCTTGTCTTGTGGAGCTGGGTGTGGATTTTGAGCTTGTCCATGTCGATCTTGACAAAGGAGAGCATAAGAAACCagactttcttcttcttcag CCCTTTGGACAAGTTCCTGCTATAGAGGATGGCGATTTCAAGCTCTTCG AGTCAAGGGCAATCATAAAGTACTACGCAGCAAAGCATGCGAGCCGAGGCCCCAACCTGATCGGAAGCGGGCTGGAGGAGAGAGCGTTGGTTGATCAGTGGTTGGAGGTGGAGGCTCACAACTTCAACGAGCTTGTCCACGCGATGGTGCTCCAACTTCTGATCCTGCCCCGAATGGGCGAGCCCGGCAACTTACCCTTGGTCCGCAGCTGTGAGAACAAGCTGGAGAAGGTGCTTGATGTGTACGAAGAGAGGCTGTCCAAGAGTAAATATCTCGCCGGAAACAACTTCACCCTGGCGGACTTAAGCCACCTTCCGGCGATGAGGTATCTGGTGAATGAAATTGGGCTGGGGCACTTGGTGATGAGTCGGAAGAACGTACGTTCTTGGTGGCTGGACATTTCGAGCCGACCAGCCTGGAAGAAGATAGTGAAGCTCATGGGCTAA
- the LOC127804158 gene encoding putative pentatricopeptide repeat-containing protein At3g11460, mitochondrial, protein MRSFQELLPLYATILDCCSSTKNLRKLKQAHANTIKLGISHKDFIRSKLVASYAACSQMLEASFIFSLTNRQPTFLYNCLIRGFSSLDLFSESLSVFRQMLLASKPIDRHTLPAVLKSCAGLSALRLGSQVHAAVLANGFALDTANSNALITMYSKSGDLGSARKVFDQVPERNSVTWSAMMAGYGMHGDFGEVFVLFEKMLNQGIVPDGLSFTAVLAACSHGGLTDKGREYLEMMEGRFGVRPGLEHYTCMVDMLGRAGQVEEAEALIMRMEVEPDEALWRALLGVCKVHGKVEVAERVADRIYGKKGLIAARS, encoded by the coding sequence ATGCGTAGCTTTCAGGAGCTGTTGCCGTTATACGCGACCATCCTTGACTGCTGTTCATCCACCAAGAATTTGAGAAAGCTCAAACAAGCACACGCTAACACCATAAAGCTCGGAATTTCCCACAAAGACTTCATACGCTCGAAGCTCGTCGCCTCTTACGCCGCCTGCTCCCAAATGCTCGAAGCTTCCTTCATATTCTCGCTCACCAACCGCCAGCCCACCTTCCTCTACAACTGCCTCATCAGGGGCTTCTCGTCCCTCGACCTCTTCTCTGAGTCCCTCTCTGTTTTCCGCCAAATGCTCCTTGCTTCTAAGCCCATTGACCGCCACACTTTGCCCGCCGTGCTCAAGTCCTGCGCGGGGTTATCTGCCCTCCGCCTCGGCAGTCAAGTCCATGCGGCGGTTCTAGCAAATGGGTTTGCCTTAGACACCGCCAATTCAAATGCTCTGATCACCATGTACTCGAAGAGTGGGGATTTGGGTAGTGCCAGGAAGGTGTTCGACCAAGTGCCGGAGAGGAACTCGGTTACATGGTCGGCAATGATGGCGGGGTACGGGATGCACGGGGACTTCGGGGAGGTGTTTGTACTGTTTGAGAAGATGTTGAACCAGGGGATAGTGCCTGATGGATTGAGTTTTACAGCTGTGTTGGCGGCGTGTAGCCATGGCGGATTGACAGACAAGGGAAGGGAATATTTGGAGATGATGGAGGGGAGGTTTGGGGTGAGGCCGGGATTGGAGCATTACACTTGCATGGTGGATATGTTGGGGAGGGCGGGGCAGGTGGAAGAAGCCGAGGCGTTGATAATGAGAATGGAGGTGGAACCAGATGAGGCTTTGTGGCGTGCATTGTTGGGAGTTTGTAAGGTTCACGGCAAGGTGGAGGTTGCTGAGCGGGTGGCTGACAGGATCTATGGGAAGAAGGGGTTGATTGCAGCTCGTTCGTAG